In Cyclopterus lumpus isolate fCycLum1 chromosome 2, fCycLum1.pri, whole genome shotgun sequence, the genomic stretch CGACGAGTCTTCGCTGTTGGGAGCTTTGATGGTGACCTGGAGGCGAGAGGGAGGACCGTATCAGTGAGGCTGTCGCTTGTGTACAAAGTGTTTCAAAGTTGTAATTGTAGTAAACCTGAACACAGTCCAGCACCCCCAGTACTCCTGGGAATCCTGCCACCCTCTGAAACTGCTCCGTGCTGGAGGGATCTCTGCATGTGAAACATAAATATTGCTGTAACCCtattcttattgttttttaaatatttagtttgccTACGTAATCCAGCATGGCATCACACCTGTTGAACGTGATGAACTGGGGAGCTTTCTCCACCAGGGCTCTGGTCACGTTAGACACGCATCTCGACATCGACGCCTGGCTGATCCCGATAGTATCGCCCATAGATGTCTGGAACGAGCCAGATGTGTAGAAGCCCAAGGCTGCCAACACCTGGACCTCCGGACTGATGGCTCTGGACCGCTGTGTGCGTCTACAGAGGGCCTGACGcacagaaacacattgaaaTGAATGGCTAACTCGATGACATTATTCAAAACGGaggatgagcacacacacacacacacacacacacacacacactcacctctcTGAGTAATTCAACCAGATAAAGAATGAACTCTCGGGGGAAGCCAAACTGCGAGAGGAGGACAGTGTCTGGGACCGAGCCCAGGTCGAAGCGGTCCAGGGTCTTGTGGCCTCGACCATGTAGGAGTAGATCACAGTCCAAGATGGCTATGGGGATCGCCATGCTGTGGGCAGTAACACATGCATATCAATAAATTACTTGCAATGATGGCAAGTTGTATTCTGGTTTGACATTTGTTGTGAATTATTTCCACAAatacttctttcttcttttgatcCAGTAAGATACGTTTGTATGAATGTTACATCCTGATGTATGTGATACATGTTATAGTATAATATAGAGATTATAGCAGTTTTATTGGGTTACATTTTCGTGAACGCAGCCCTTTGTGGCTGATAAATTGTGGGCGGTTATAACTTAACAGCACGAAAAAATACGTTAAAGCACTGCATCAAAAGAAGCCAACGCGATAGCTAACTAGCATCTTAGCTTTCCTAATTTCAGCTTCAGAGACAAATCCACTAACACACTCAATAGCTGTAAGGTTAAATTAAACTTGAATCATAATTAATTTGGTTTGCACTGTGGAGTAAAGGTATCTTACCTTTAACACAGACGTTATGCAGCTTTGTCGACCAAAACAAACCCCAGGAACACACAACCTGCGATTTACGCTCGCACATTCGACAGGCACTGGGGATTATTTATTCTTAtctttttaaagagaaagaCAACTTTAATTAATCTGGTTAATGTTCTCATAAAACGCATGAGGTGTTTCacgtttactttttttttttttttacaatactttTCTACAGACGTTCAAAATATCAACGAAAGTGCTGCCGTGAACGTGCTGCTACCCAAACACGTCGACATGGAGAAGATAAACAGAGCAGTAGCTCAGTCGCTGTTGACGTTGTGTCCATCTGAGTTGGGCGTGTTTCTGTTCGCGGAACACTGCGGCGCGTGCCCTCTTTATTAAATTAACCTGCATTTTATCGAAGCCACATTCCTCAGGGGAAAGCTAATGTAAGTGTTGGTGTTTTATGGCGAAGTTAAAGTGCGTGgtatttagctagctagctagctagcattaGCCACAGGCTAACGCAAGTCACCTGTCCGGGGCTCGTGCTCCTCCTTGTGAAACGTCACCGTTCAGTAATTATCGATAACACGTAGCGTGTTGTTGCACTTTATACACAGTGCGCCGTGTAAGGCGGTTGTCAGTATTGTGTCGTTTAACATCACCTCCAAATTTATTATTGGGACAATTCCACCTGAACGTGAACTGGAGGCCTCGCTGGTTAACTGAACATGTCACCCtggtgggaggagaggagggtcaACTTGTGCTGGACCTCGCTGCCACTTCGTAGTTGTTAAATTAATTGGTTTATGTGCTCAGAATGTCTCGTTTTGGTTATAAACGTGTCTTTTGTTATTACGTTTTTTGAACGCATGGACTGAATTTAATTTTTGACATAATAGTTTACATTAATTTTTGACATAATAGTTTACATTTATTCAACTTTTCTCAGAGATTATGATTTATAGTATTCAGCACGATTTTGGAATGCAGCAGCATAATTGGTGTCACTGTTTTAAAGTCCATATCTTTATATGTTGACGTCTAATGGGTCGTCGTCTTGTTCGATTGCAGGGTCTTGACAACATGGACAGTGGCCTGAGTCCCCAGGATAAAAAGGACTTGGACAAGTTCATTAAGTTCTTTGCCTTGAAGGTAAAAAGCCAGAATGGCGCTCCTGTTTCCAGCATaagatataaatgtattttctgtgaTCGTCTGTCTCTGGAGAGACATTTTGAGGTCTGGGGTGTGTTCTTGTGGCTTTGTTTCCATCATTGGTATTCACCAATGCAGGTGGTTTGTGATCCTGGTCGCTGATATGCTGCGGTTACTCTGGACACTCCTTTACGACTGACCAGTAACGGTTTCTTATGTCCCGTGCGTAGACTGTCCAGGTGATTGTCCAAGCTCGTCTTGGAGAGAAGATCGGCACTCGCTCGTCCTCATCGCCTACTGGCTCTGATTGGGTAAAATGAGTCTTCCTGTTAACGTTTTGTTATTGATGGTAATAATTAGATTTACATTTCACTGTAGACCTTCGCATCTGTGTCGCTGGCTTCCACTGttgtttttctaaaaataaatctcagcatttttgttgttattattccTTCTAGTTTAATTTGGCCATCAAAGACATCCCAGAAGTGACTCATGAAGCCAAGAAGGCACTGGCTGGCCAACTTCCAGGCATCGGGCGCTCCATGTGTGTCGAGATCTCCCTCAAGACGTCAGAGGTAAAACCTTAGATCAGCTACTGCTGATTTAAATATTACTTTATAatactttacattttacaatataataaataataacttcaGGTATCAGGTTTATCAACTATGAGAGATTGGTGAGATCTCTGTTGACAACAAAATCATGTGTTCCTATACTAAGAAGAATCATAAATGTCTCTAGCTTCATACAGTACACTCCTTTActaatgtatatattaaaaagtatatattatttacGTCTCTGTCTCTTACAGGGAGACTCAATGGAGTTGGAGACTTGGTGCCTGgaaatgaatgaaaagtgaGTGGGTTTTAATTGTTCTAGTGACCAAACGAGGAATATATAGGAAAGTAAAAGCTTCATTGGTGCTGGCAGTGTGAGTCTGCCTCTATAAAGCTGTTTGTGAACAATGaagcagcacacacatttaatcttATCCACCAGAAAGAAAGTGCTGACGCTGACAGCTAATGTCAAATGCTTCAAGTTATAAATGGCTTATTTAGTCTCTATTTCAGTGAAATTTTTGAGTTTTGTCACATCTGTGAACAAAGCTGCCTGCCAGCCGCCACACAACACTTTAGAAAACCATAAAAGGAGAGTTAAGTTATTCTTTGGTTATTGTATTTGTGGATTTGTCGAGTAATTTTAATGTCGGCCCACTCTACCACATCATCAGGTTGACATTTATGTGAAATGAGTTGTAACGAGTCAATGTGTCGTCTGACTCTGCTGTAGGTGCGATAAGGACATCAAGGTGTCGTATACAGTCTACaaccgtctgtctgtccttctgaAGTCTCTGCTGGCCATCACCAGAGTAACGCCCGCCTATAAACTATCCAGAAAGCAGGGCCACGACTATGTCATATTATACAGGTGAGTGGACTCTACCGGTCTTGTGAAACAGCTGGTTTTAACTGCCCAAGCAACACATACTGAATGTATGCGATATATCCCCCTTTGTTTCTGCCTCTCTCGTGTCTAGGATTTACTTTGGGGAAGTCCAGCTCAATGGATTGGGAGAAGGTAACTGTAAATGTTGTAAATCATTGACAACAAGGCTTAAGTGTTTTATTGTCCACGTTACAACAGGAAGTTTACACGGTGGTGTAAATACAGCGTGTGTAAATTTTTGCAGTCTAAGGTGCAAgaggaataaaaacataattaactgCCAAATAacatgtttgacctttttaagAGTCGTTTCCTTATTCCAGCCGAAATGTATCGTTACGGCATGTTTAGGACAAATGAACTAAAAGTTACTCTGAACACGTGTCATAATTAATTTAGTTTGGCATATGTGCGCTCCATTGGCTGACGTGTCGGCGGTTTGTCTCGAAGGTTTTCAGATGGTGCGAGTCGGCGTCGTCGGCACCCCAGTTGGCACGGTCACACTTACGTGTGCTTACCGCACCAACCTGGCTTTCATGTCCAACAGGTAACCGACAAACAACACACAGGCTTCACGgagaagattattattattattattaatattattattagcttCAGAAGTCCGATGGAGTCAATAACCAGTCCACCGTTCCTGCAGACAGTTTGAGCGGTCGGCTCCGATCATGGGGATCATCGTGGATCACTTTGTGGACCCCCCCGGCGGCGGCCCGAGGCCCGTGAACATGGGGCATCCCTGCAACTACAGGTAGCTACAGGAGGCTGTGGACATGAATTCACGATTAATTTCCAAGCGGAAATCCTGACATCGTATTCCCATAACTCCACTCAAAGTGTCTCTGACCGCCAAGCCAGATGCAGTTGAGTCTCAGCCCGGCCACGAACAATCGAGAGCCTTTTAGGTGACGTAATTAATCCTTTTGAAGGTGACTAATGTCTGCGAGACCCTCGAACACATTTGTCAACGTATGACTCGGCTGCATCTGCTGAACGAAGAAGCAGATCATGTTGCCTGAAAAGTCAGCTTTTATTTTCAGAATCGGCTCAGTTCTCCGTCGGTTTATGACTTTTCATCGGCGCGTTGGATGTCAAcaacttttgtgtgtgtttagagctCCAGATGAAGATGACGGAGGACAATATGCAGGGGTTCAAGATTCACAGGAGGTCTGCaccacctccttctccacctcccctccctcacAGGTAAGAGGACTTAGTCACTCGCTCTTCTTTACTGGCTCTTGCTTTATCCGCTTCATTTTCATACCTGTTCTTTATTTcactttcccttttctctctctgtctgttctctgtcctgttgtctttttattgtatgtttatctgtgtgtgtgtgtgtgcactctctcagtgtgtgtgtacactgagTCCTTCGCCCTCTAAACTGTCTAAGCCCCTCCCTCTGGACAGTCTGCCGCTTCCACTGGCTCCTGGACTTGTCACTCACACTGTGAGTTTTAACTGtgagagtgtgactgtgtgaaaaCGCCTCAAAACCGCACTGAAAGACACTGCTGATCCCTCTGatttctcatttgttttgggGTGTGTGTTTGGTCAGAGTTGCCTCACTTTTACCATCATGTCTTTTGACGTTTGATGTTTTTATGCACGTTGTACACCTGATTTATCACCTGTACCACATAGTAAACCCCCATTCATCTCAAGAGCACCACTCTGACAACAGTGTGTGTCTTAGATGTCGTCTTCTGTGGTTAATATcgcctcttctttctctccagctGTATGCTTCCAGGTTGTCATATCATCCTCCAGCTTTCGCAGGAGCTGCTGAGCTCTGTCACCCTGCTGCAAACCAGGTGATTCATCAATCAATTCACTTCCAGatccacacacacttttatctG encodes the following:
- the atg13 gene encoding autophagy-related protein 13 isoform X1, which gives rise to MDSGLSPQDKKDLDKFIKFFALKTVQVIVQARLGEKIGTRSSSSPTGSDWFNLAIKDIPEVTHEAKKALAGQLPGIGRSMCVEISLKTSEGDSMELETWCLEMNEKCDKDIKVSYTVYNRLSVLLKSLLAITRVTPAYKLSRKQGHDYVILYRIYFGEVQLNGLGEGFQMVRVGVVGTPVGTVTLTCAYRTNLAFMSNRQFERSAPIMGIIVDHFVDPPGGGPRPVNMGHPCNYRAPDEDDGGQYAGVQDSQEVCTTSFSTSPPSQLYASRLSYHPPAFAGAAELCHPAANQVLHAGKDHGGVVPVPGQPPHGADAHPTAENAANTPGSSGEDDGLTHSGERRRRRRRDEGRRSASPSDPVVSLNAFTRKIGAFVNKPNAPVTASSLDLPFAAFAPRGLDLEENDPMVQPPDSPTCPSPLQASLHSQGSEGSGQQDDFVMVDFRPAFSKDDLLPMDLGTFYREFQNPPQLASLSLHISAQSMADDLDSLPEKLAVYEKNIDEFDAFVDMLQ
- the atg13 gene encoding autophagy-related protein 13 isoform X2, which encodes MDSGLSPQDKKDLDKFIKFFALKTVQVIVQARLGEKIGTRSSSSPTGSDWFNLAIKDIPEVTHEAKKALAGQLPGIGRSMCVEISLKTSEGDSMELETWCLEMNEKCDKDIKVSYTVYNRLSVLLKSLLAITRVTPAYKLSRKQGHDYVILYRIYFGEVQLNGLGEGFQMVRVGVVGTPVGTVTLTCAYRTNLAFMSNRQFERSAPIMGIIVDHFVDPPGGGPRPVNMGHPCNYRAPDEDDGGQYAGVQDSQEVCTTSFSTSPPSQCVCTLSPSPSKLSKPLPLDSLPLPLAPGLVTHTLYASRLSYHPPAFAGAAELCHPAANQVLHAGKDHGGVVPVPGQPPHGADAHPTAENAANTPGSSGEDDGLTHSGERRRRRRRDEGRRSASPSDPVVSLNAFTRKIGAFVNKPNAPVTASSLDLPFAAFAPRGLDLEENDPMVQPPDSPTCPSPLQASLHSQGSEGSGQQDDFVMVDFRPAFSKDDLLPMDLGTFYREFQNPPQLASLSLHISAQSMADDLDSLPEKLAVYEKNIDEFDAFVDMLQ